In a genomic window of Saccharothrix sp. HUAS TT1:
- a CDS encoding TlrC/CarA/OleB/SrmB family ABC-F type ribosomal protection protein, with protein MRTAQLALHNVTKSYHGQVVLDAVSLTVKPGEKVGVIGDNGSGKSTLLGVVAGRVAADNGEVTVVAPGGIGYLAQTLDLPPRATVADAVDLALADLRELEARMRLAEAELAGPRADPEHYASLVEQYEARGGYEADTRVDVALNGLGLPGLDRRRALGTLSGGERSRLALAATLASSPELLLLDEPTNDLDDRAVAWLEQHLMRHRGTVVAITHDRVFLERVTSTIVEVEAGGVARFGDGYGGYLAAKAALRARRSREHGEWRAEVARQRRLLSAHARALGEIPRKLPLAVFAAGPFRARGRGHGAMSRVRNAKERLARLTVNPVAPPPEPLRFAARLGGGGADAQWVAVLSDVRVGDRLRLARLAVRPGERLLVTGPNGAGKTTLLRVLGGELRPDSGVVDVPVRVGHLRQEEAAWPPGLTLLQAFAQGLPGHPDEHVDALLSLGLFERRDLRARIGELSYGQRRRAELARLVTRPVDLLLLDEPTNHLSPGLVEDLDRALADYPGALVVVTHDRRTRAGFAGERLHLEDGEVV; from the coding sequence TTGCGCACCGCGCAACTAGCCCTGCACAACGTCACCAAGAGCTATCACGGCCAGGTCGTGCTCGACGCGGTCTCGCTGACCGTCAAGCCCGGCGAGAAGGTCGGCGTGATCGGCGACAACGGTTCCGGCAAGTCGACCCTGCTCGGGGTGGTCGCGGGCCGGGTGGCCGCCGACAACGGCGAGGTCACCGTGGTCGCGCCCGGCGGGATCGGGTACCTGGCCCAGACGCTGGACCTGCCGCCGCGCGCGACCGTGGCCGACGCCGTCGACCTCGCGCTGGCCGACCTGCGCGAGCTGGAGGCCCGGATGCGCCTGGCCGAGGCCGAGCTGGCGGGTCCGCGCGCCGATCCGGAGCACTACGCGTCACTGGTGGAGCAGTACGAGGCGAGAGGGGGTTACGAGGCCGACACGAGGGTCGACGTCGCCCTGAACGGGTTGGGGCTGCCAGGGTTGGACCGGCGGCGCGCGCTGGGCACGCTGTCCGGCGGCGAGCGGTCGCGGCTGGCCCTGGCGGCCACGCTGGCGTCGTCGCCGGAGCTGCTGCTGCTGGACGAGCCGACCAACGACCTGGACGACCGGGCGGTGGCCTGGTTGGAGCAGCACCTGATGCGGCACCGCGGGACGGTCGTGGCGATCACCCACGACCGGGTGTTCCTGGAGCGGGTGACCTCGACCATCGTGGAGGTCGAGGCCGGTGGGGTGGCGCGCTTCGGCGACGGCTACGGGGGTTACCTGGCGGCCAAGGCGGCGTTGCGGGCGCGGCGGTCGCGCGAGCACGGCGAGTGGCGGGCGGAGGTGGCGCGCCAACGTCGCCTGCTGTCGGCGCACGCGCGGGCGTTGGGCGAGATCCCGCGCAAGCTGCCGCTGGCGGTGTTCGCGGCCGGCCCGTTCCGCGCCCGCGGTCGTGGGCACGGCGCGATGAGCCGGGTGCGCAACGCCAAGGAGCGGTTGGCGCGGCTGACCGTGAACCCGGTGGCGCCGCCGCCGGAACCGCTGCGGTTCGCCGCGCGGCTCGGCGGTGGCGGCGCGGACGCGCAGTGGGTGGCCGTGCTGTCGGACGTGCGGGTCGGCGACCGGTTGCGGTTGGCGCGGCTGGCCGTGCGGCCCGGCGAGCGGCTGCTGGTGACCGGCCCCAACGGCGCGGGCAAGACCACGCTGCTGCGGGTGCTGGGCGGTGAGCTGCGGCCGGACTCGGGGGTGGTCGACGTGCCGGTCCGGGTGGGCCACCTGCGGCAGGAGGAGGCTGCGTGGCCGCCGGGGCTGACCCTGCTGCAGGCGTTCGCGCAGGGGTTGCCGGGACACCCGGACGAGCACGTGGACGCGTTGCTGTCGCTGGGCCTGTTCGAGCGCCGCGACCTGCGGGCGCGGATCGGCGAGCTGTCCTACGGGCAGCGGCGGCGGGCCGAGCTGGCCCGGCTGGTGACCAGGCCGGTGGACCTGCTGCTGCTGGACGAGCCGACCAACCACCTGTCGCCGGGCCTGGTGGAGGACCTGGACCGGGCGCTGGCCGACTACCCGGGCGCGCTGGTCGTGGTGACGCACGACCGCCGCACGCGGGCCGGGTTCGCCGGGGAGCGCCTGCACCTGGAGGACGGCGAGGTGGTGTGA
- a CDS encoding GNAT family N-acetyltransferase produces the protein MVSPLDNPAWTSLTGPHARFAERHGQLLRYPPDVAPFVAIPDEPDDRLWADLSTLVGPGGVVPVTTALTPPAGWEPVERVDAVQLVDDGVVATEDAEAVPLGPADVPEMLELVARTQPGPFRERTVELGGYLGIRRGGALVAMAGERMRPPGWAEISAVCTDPAHRGRGLATRLVHAVAAGIRARGERPMMHASASNTAAIRLYESLGFRVRVEVDFVLLRVPSRTAGPAGAAARP, from the coding sequence ATGGTTTCGCCGTTGGACAACCCGGCCTGGACGTCGCTGACCGGGCCGCACGCCCGCTTCGCCGAACGGCACGGGCAGCTGCTGCGCTACCCGCCGGACGTCGCGCCGTTCGTGGCGATCCCGGACGAGCCCGACGACCGGCTGTGGGCGGACCTGTCGACGCTGGTCGGACCGGGCGGGGTCGTGCCGGTCACCACGGCCCTCACTCCGCCCGCCGGGTGGGAGCCGGTCGAGCGGGTCGACGCGGTGCAGCTGGTGGACGACGGCGTGGTCGCCACCGAGGACGCCGAAGCCGTGCCGCTGGGGCCGGCGGACGTGCCGGAGATGCTGGAGCTGGTGGCCCGCACCCAGCCGGGGCCGTTCCGGGAGCGGACCGTGGAGCTGGGCGGCTACCTCGGCATCCGGCGCGGCGGCGCCCTGGTCGCGATGGCCGGTGAGCGCATGCGCCCGCCGGGCTGGGCCGAGATCAGCGCCGTGTGCACCGACCCGGCCCACCGCGGCCGGGGCCTGGCCACCCGCCTGGTCCACGCCGTCGCGGCCGGGATCCGGGCCCGCGGCGAGCGGCCGATGATGCACGCCTCGGCGTCCAACACCGCGGCGATCCGGCTCTACGAGTCGCTGGGCTTCCGGGTGCGCGTCGAGGTCGACTTCGTGCTGCTGCGCGTGCCCTCCCGGACGGCCGGTCCCGCCGGGGCGGCCGCGCGCCCCTGA